A single window of Synechococcus sp. CBW1004 DNA harbors:
- the hisG gene encoding ATP phosphoribosyltransferase, translating into MPLSPSPPFTVALAKGALLKDSVRRFAAAGLDFSALLDPDNRLLRVPSACGSAQALLVRNADVPVYVAYGQAQLGVVGYDVLREHRLPIAQLVDLGFGGCRMAVAVKASSGYRRALDLPAHCRIASKFTRCAADYFASLDLPVELIHLTGSVELGPLTGMSEAIVDLVATGRTLRDNGLVAIEDLFHSTARLIGHPLSLRLDDGRLRGIVERIGSAAT; encoded by the coding sequence ATGCCGCTGAGTCCTTCCCCTCCGTTCACCGTGGCCCTGGCCAAGGGAGCGCTGCTCAAGGATTCGGTGCGCCGCTTCGCCGCCGCCGGTCTTGATTTCTCCGCCCTGCTCGATCCGGACAACCGGTTGCTGCGCGTGCCCAGCGCCTGCGGCTCGGCCCAGGCCCTTCTGGTGCGCAACGCCGATGTGCCCGTGTATGTGGCCTATGGCCAGGCCCAGCTGGGGGTGGTGGGCTACGACGTTCTGCGCGAACACCGGCTGCCGATCGCCCAGCTGGTTGATCTCGGCTTCGGCGGTTGCCGCATGGCGGTGGCGGTGAAGGCCAGCAGCGGCTACCGGCGCGCCCTCGACCTGCCGGCCCACTGCCGCATCGCCAGCAAGTTCACCCGCTGTGCCGCCGATTACTTCGCGTCGCTCGATCTGCCGGTGGAGCTGATCCATCTGACCGGCTCGGTGGAGCTCGGCCCGCTCACCGGCATGAGCGAGGCCATCGTCGACCTGGTGGCCACCGGCCGAACCCTGCGTGACAACGGCCTGGTGGCGATCGAGGACCTGTTCCACAGCACCGCTCGCCTGATCGGCCATCCGCTGTCGCTGCGGCTCGATGACGGGCGTCTGCGGGGCATCGTGGAGCGCATCGGCTCCGCTGCCACCTGA
- a CDS encoding ABC transporter ATP-binding protein, with protein MASLDARRLRRLLPYLGRDRRRLLLSLLLLIPLALAGAIQPVLVGQAISVLRKEPSVLPWLNGLPTAQALRLLVGLLLAAVVLRLGLQGTQSFNVQVVGQRLTARIRDDLFRHAMELSLRFHDRTPVGKLLTRLTSDVEALAEVFGSGAVGVLADLVSLLVIAITMITIEWRLGLLLLITQIPVTCGILWLQKRYRLANYRVREELSQLNADLQENLQGLEVVQMFRREAVNSARFARTTDAYRQAVTGTILYDSAISAFIEWVALGAVALVLALGGWMVTGGLIDLGTLTTFILFSQRLFDPLRQMAERFTQIQGGLTAVERIGELLEEPLEISELPAEKRSLAASHGASLSRSPGAITFENVSFAYRSDDPILQDLSFRIEPGEHVALVGPTGSGKSTVIRLLCRLYEPQRGRILLDGVDIRELPIASLRRRLGVVLQDTFLFSGSVADNLRLDAPVSDAELAHTCRELGLEPLLTRLDAGLSTELRERGANLSSGERQLLAVARVAIRDPSVLVMDEATAFLDPSTEATLQRDLERLLHGRTAVVIAHRLATVEAADRILVLRRGRLIEQGTHRQLRAAGGLYAQLAELQDKGLAML; from the coding sequence ATGGCCTCTCTCGATGCGCGTCGCCTGCGTCGCCTGCTTCCCTACCTGGGCCGCGATCGCCGCCGGTTGCTGCTCTCGCTGCTGCTGCTGATTCCCCTGGCCCTGGCCGGCGCCATCCAGCCCGTTCTGGTGGGCCAGGCGATCTCGGTGCTGCGCAAGGAGCCCTCGGTGCTCCCCTGGCTGAACGGTCTGCCCACCGCCCAGGCGCTGCGGCTGCTGGTGGGCCTGCTGCTGGCGGCGGTCGTGCTGCGGCTCGGGCTGCAGGGCACCCAGAGCTTCAACGTGCAGGTGGTGGGCCAGCGGCTCACCGCCCGCATCCGCGACGACCTGTTCCGCCACGCCATGGAGCTGTCGCTGCGCTTCCACGACCGCACACCGGTGGGGAAGCTGCTCACACGCCTCACCAGCGATGTGGAGGCCCTGGCGGAGGTGTTCGGCAGCGGCGCCGTGGGGGTGCTGGCCGACCTGGTGTCGCTGCTGGTGATCGCGATCACGATGATCACGATCGAGTGGCGCCTCGGTCTGCTGCTGCTGATCACCCAGATTCCGGTCACCTGTGGCATCCTCTGGCTGCAGAAGCGCTACCGCCTCGCCAATTACCGGGTGCGCGAGGAGCTCTCCCAGCTCAACGCCGATCTGCAGGAGAACCTGCAGGGCCTCGAGGTGGTGCAGATGTTCCGCCGCGAAGCCGTGAACAGCGCACGTTTCGCCCGCACCACCGATGCCTATCGCCAGGCGGTGACGGGCACGATCCTCTACGACAGCGCCATCTCCGCCTTCATCGAGTGGGTGGCCCTCGGTGCGGTGGCGCTGGTGCTGGCCCTGGGGGGCTGGATGGTCACCGGTGGCCTGATCGACCTGGGCACGCTGACCACCTTCATCCTCTTCTCGCAGCGCCTGTTCGATCCGCTGCGCCAGATGGCGGAGCGCTTCACCCAGATCCAGGGCGGCCTGACGGCGGTGGAGCGGATCGGCGAACTGCTCGAGGAGCCGCTGGAGATCAGCGAGCTGCCGGCCGAGAAGCGCTCCCTGGCCGCCAGTCACGGCGCCTCACTGAGCCGCAGTCCCGGGGCGATCACCTTCGAGAACGTGAGCTTCGCCTACCGCAGTGACGATCCGATCCTGCAGGATCTGTCCTTCCGGATCGAGCCCGGCGAGCACGTGGCGCTGGTGGGTCCCACCGGTTCGGGCAAGAGCACGGTGATCCGGCTGCTCTGCCGCCTCTACGAACCGCAGCGGGGCCGCATCCTGCTCGACGGCGTCGACATCCGTGAGCTGCCGATCGCCTCGCTGCGCCGTCGGCTGGGCGTCGTGCTGCAGGACACCTTCCTGTTCAGCGGCAGCGTCGCCGACAATCTGCGCCTCGACGCCCCGGTGAGCGACGCCGAACTGGCCCACACCTGCCGGGAACTGGGCCTCGAGCCGCTGCTAACCCGCCTGGATGCGGGCCTGTCCACCGAGCTGCGGGAGCGCGGCGCCAACCTCTCCTCCGGCGAGCGGCAGCTGCTGGCGGTGGCGCGGGTGGCGATCCGTGATCCCTCCGTGCTGGTGATGGACGAGGCAACCGCCTTCCTCGATCCCTCCACCGAGGCGACGCTGCAGCGGGATCTCGAACGGCTGCTGCACGGCCGCACCGCCGTGGTGATCGCCCACCGGCTGGCCACGGTGGAGGCCGCCGACCGCATTCTGGTGCTCCGCCGCGGTCGCCTGATCGAGCAGGGAACCCACCGTCAGCTGCGGGCCGCCGGCGGTCTCTATGCGCAGCTGGCCGAGCTCCAGGACAAGGGCCTGGCCATGCTCTGA
- the gloB gene encoding hydroxyacylglutathione hydrolase, protein MALPQPSQSEPLQITALPVLQDNYVVVLRRGGEAAVVDPAVAEPVRLWLEQRGLELVAVLQTHHHSDHIGGTPALLRRWPAAAVVASGADRDRIPFQTTSVAGGDRFPLLGRTVEVLEVPGHTRAHIAFHLPAEGEEGAELFCGDTLFAGGCGRLFEGTPEQMFQSLRALTGLDPATRVWCAHEYTEANLGWAAAQRPGDAAIAERLARVRERRARGEATIPTSVALERATNLFVRASDAAELAALRQSKNDWRG, encoded by the coding sequence ATGGCCCTTCCCCAGCCGAGCCAGAGCGAACCGCTGCAGATCACGGCCCTGCCGGTCCTGCAGGACAACTACGTCGTCGTGCTGCGGCGGGGAGGCGAGGCGGCGGTCGTGGATCCAGCGGTGGCGGAACCGGTGCGCCTCTGGCTGGAGCAACGGGGGCTGGAGCTGGTGGCGGTCCTGCAGACCCACCACCACAGCGACCACATCGGTGGCACGCCCGCTCTGCTGCGCCGCTGGCCGGCCGCGGCGGTGGTGGCCAGCGGCGCCGATCGCGACCGCATCCCCTTCCAGACAACGTCGGTGGCCGGCGGCGACCGCTTCCCGCTGCTGGGACGCACCGTGGAGGTGCTGGAGGTGCCCGGCCACACCCGCGCCCACATCGCCTTTCACCTCCCGGCAGAGGGGGAGGAGGGTGCGGAGCTGTTCTGCGGCGACACCCTGTTCGCCGGCGGCTGCGGCCGGCTGTTCGAGGGCACGCCCGAGCAGATGTTCCAGTCGCTGCGGGCGCTCACCGGGCTGGATCCGGCCACCCGTGTCTGGTGCGCCCACGAATACACGGAAGCCAACCTGGGCTGGGCGGCGGCCCAGCGCCCGGGCGACGCGGCGATCGCGGAACGGCTCGCCCGGGTGCGGGAGCGACGGGCCCGGGGGGAGGCCACCATCCCCACCAGCGTGGCCCTGGAACGGGCGACCAACCTGTTCGTGCGGGCCAGCGACGCCGCCGAGCTGGCGGCGCTGCGCCAGAGCAAGAACGACTGGCGCGGCTGA